A genomic segment from Actinoplanes sichuanensis encodes:
- a CDS encoding monooxygenase, translated as MLRMAFAGKDLENVKFGKFLGTGTGATFGPGDTDWTRWAAITVSDIPVRFPKWDAIADRHARIDLEPLVSRGEWSGRSPFRPTGRKPDGPVVALTRARLRPTRALRFWRAIPAVAREVADAPGLLARFGVGEAPIGWQGTVSVWRSTADLTAFAYRQPEHRAVIARTPADGWYAEELFARFAVRDLTGDRTVLGWIDEELTER; from the coding sequence ATGTTACGCATGGCTTTCGCCGGAAAAGACCTTGAAAACGTCAAATTCGGCAAATTCCTGGGTACGGGCACCGGCGCCACCTTCGGCCCGGGCGACACGGATTGGACCCGCTGGGCAGCGATAACCGTGAGTGACATCCCGGTGCGTTTCCCGAAGTGGGACGCGATAGCCGATAGGCATGCCCGGATCGACCTGGAACCGCTGGTCAGCCGGGGCGAGTGGTCGGGCCGCAGCCCGTTCCGCCCGACCGGTCGTAAACCGGACGGTCCGGTGGTGGCGCTGACCCGGGCCCGGCTGCGGCCGACCCGGGCGCTGCGGTTCTGGCGGGCGATCCCGGCGGTGGCGCGGGAGGTGGCGGACGCACCGGGTCTGCTGGCCCGGTTCGGGGTGGGTGAGGCGCCGATCGGCTGGCAGGGCACGGTCAGCGTGTGGCGCAGCACGGCGGATCTCACCGCGTTCGCGTACCGTCAGCCGGAGCACCGCGCGGTGATCGCCCGTACCCCCGCCGACGGCTGGTACGCGGAGGAGCTTTTCGCCCGTTTCGCGGTGCGTGACCTAACCGGCGACCGCACGGTGCTGGGCTGGATCGACGAGGAGCTGACAGAGCGATGA
- a CDS encoding GNAT family N-acetyltransferase codes for MRLVAWQPDDLLRRLDDVVAVYGEAMGYRKELLQTRRGYIGSHVRRPGFRAVATLTAEGRLAGFGYGYTSAAGQWWHDQVRASLDEPSRRYWLSDCFEVVELHVRPVAQGHGVGARQLRALLAMAEGKRVLLSTPEADEQASRAWRLYRRFGFSDVLRDFLFPGDERAFAILGRELPVEGMVGG; via the coding sequence ATGAGGCTCGTAGCTTGGCAGCCGGATGACCTGCTGCGCCGGCTCGATGACGTGGTGGCCGTCTACGGCGAGGCGATGGGCTACCGCAAGGAGCTGCTGCAGACCCGCCGCGGCTACATCGGCTCGCACGTGCGCCGGCCGGGGTTCCGGGCGGTGGCGACGCTGACCGCGGAGGGGCGGCTCGCCGGTTTCGGGTACGGCTACACGTCCGCCGCCGGCCAGTGGTGGCACGACCAGGTGCGGGCGTCGCTGGACGAGCCGTCCCGCAGGTACTGGCTGTCGGACTGCTTCGAGGTCGTCGAGCTGCACGTGCGCCCGGTGGCGCAGGGTCACGGGGTGGGTGCCCGGCAGTTGCGGGCGCTGCTGGCGATGGCCGAGGGCAAGCGGGTGCTGCTGTCCACTCCGGAGGCCGACGAGCAGGCGTCCCGGGCGTGGCGGCTGTACCGGCGGTTCGGGTTCTCCGACGTGCTGCGGGACTTCCTGTTCCCGGGTGACGAGCGGGCGTTCGCGATCCTCGGCCGGGAACTTCCGGTTGAGGGAATGGTCGGCGGCTGA
- a CDS encoding carotenoid biosynthesis protein, giving the protein MRAVPWALLSGLVLAQICYPLTHGGTRAGLTVATVLIGVVLSVSHAWLFRGGRAALALVGTAMLGGFAVEAIGVATGFPFGTYDYSGQLGPKLLGVPLIIPLAWTWMAWPAWLAALRVARGRVARIAVAACGLAAWDLFLDPQMVAEGYWRWHDPVPALPGVPGIPVGNYLGWLGFAILLMTLLSAAARTVSSPSPGDMPMLVLWLWTYFSSVLAHAVFLDLSASAVWGGVLMGAAVLPLIPRIRA; this is encoded by the coding sequence TTGCGTGCGGTTCCCTGGGCTCTGCTGAGCGGCCTGGTCCTGGCCCAGATCTGTTATCCGCTGACCCACGGCGGGACTCGGGCCGGACTGACCGTGGCGACGGTGCTGATCGGTGTGGTGCTGTCGGTGTCGCACGCGTGGCTGTTCCGTGGCGGCCGGGCGGCACTGGCGCTGGTCGGGACGGCGATGCTCGGCGGGTTCGCGGTCGAGGCGATCGGGGTGGCCACCGGCTTCCCGTTCGGGACGTACGACTACTCCGGTCAGCTCGGACCGAAACTGCTCGGTGTGCCGCTGATCATCCCGTTGGCCTGGACGTGGATGGCGTGGCCGGCGTGGCTCGCCGCGCTGCGGGTGGCCCGGGGTCGGGTGGCCCGGATCGCGGTGGCCGCCTGCGGGTTGGCGGCGTGGGACCTCTTCCTCGATCCGCAGATGGTGGCCGAGGGGTACTGGCGCTGGCACGATCCGGTTCCGGCGCTACCCGGGGTGCCGGGGATCCCGGTCGGCAACTATCTGGGCTGGCTCGGGTTCGCGATCCTGCTGATGACGCTGCTGTCGGCAGCGGCGCGCACGGTGTCGTCGCCGTCGCCCGGAGACATGCCGATGCTGGTGCTGTGGCTGTGGACGTACTTCTCCTCGGTCCTCGCCCACGCCGTCTTCCTGGACCTGTCCGCCTCGGCAGTCTGGGGTGGTGTCCTGATGGGCGCCGCCGTCCTGCCGCTGATACCGCGGATCCGGGCATGA